GGTGCAACAAACCTAGCCTCGAGCAAACCTACAGAAGTGGTCAGAACATGCTTAAGTATtgcttgaactttcaaaataacGTAACGTTGCTTAAATATTAGCTCGCAGCTCGTAACCTATCAAgaagttcaaaaagtgtgacaaaagcacttcaagacccaaaactGCTATAGAGTACATGCAAGTGCAACAAAAAAGTCTCGAACCGATGTAAAAGGTGTTGAAATCGTGTCTAGGTATCAGTTGAACTTTGATTCTATCTCTAGACAGTTTGGAGAAAGGAATTCCAATTTCTCCCGCTCCGCTTGTGAAGGAGGAGTTTTGCAGGTGGCTGAATCGGGCTGTTTAACGATCATCTTTGATTGTTGAAGAGTGGGGATTGATTTCGGAGGAATtcagataaaaaaaagacatcCCGCGGTGATCTACGTAGGTGTTTTAAGAGACTCTAACTTCCGATCTGTATGTTTATTGTGGTGTAATCTTCTGTGATTTCAGTCCGGCCACAAGATTCAGGCAGATTGAGAGAGAGGATTAAAATGGTGGATCAAGATCAAAGCTAGACAAACTGTATATCATTCGCGGTTTTAGAATTCCAGATCAATTAACGTAAGTTTTGCGATAGGGTTCCATCGGATCTGGTTTGTCGTGGTTGTATGGTTAGCTCCGAATTCATGGATCCAATTGTGGGTATTGCGAAGGATTTGCTGCAGACAATTCCACGGTGTTTGATCTGATCTCGTGTTAGGTCCTATCAGAAATCAGCAAGGGCTTGGTGGTAGTTTTACGtgtatttcaaatttaggGTTTCGGTGGTGAAGCTTCACGTAGTCAATTTTTGATCTGTTTTCGCCGGCAAAATATGGTCGTCGATTTCCAATGAGCAAAACGATGAAGGAAACCTCCATTGACGCAGCGACGGTGAAGAAACGAGTGTTAATAAGCCTTCAACGCGTGGATGCGGCAGTTAAAGATGACCTAAAATTCACGAAGAAGGACCGGTCTGACTTGGGTGGAGATGAACCGGCCCATGGGAACCGATTGAATGGAAACCGAGCTCACGATCGTGTGGAAAAGGGGCCATCGGCTGCGTCTGTGATAGGGATTGGGCTTGAAAATAATGGGCCGGAGAATTTGATGATAATGGAGACCGGATTGCTGGGCTTGTCAATTCTTATTGGCCTAATCTTGCGACGACTGGAAATCAAACTATGGGCCGGCTGGTTCTGTTGGGCTGGACAAAATGGAAGGTGGAAGTGAAACACACATTCTGCCTAAAGAGAAATTACCGAGTGCTGTTGGTGGGTCATCTTGGGCCTCATTATTTGGATCTGTCAAGTGGTCATCCTATGGTTTATACACCCCTACATCCATAGGGGAGAAAGTTGTGATCCCTAATGAAGAAATAATTGATCAAGAAGTTCGGATGTGGGAGAATTCTCTGGTAGGGCAATTAATTGATGCAAAATTGTTGTATCAAGTCATTTATCGCATAATAGAGAAGATTTGGAGAAGAATTGAAATGCCTACAATCACTCTTATGGTAAATGGTCTTATATGCTTCAAATTTAAGAGTCAGAAGTCGATAGAGTGGATATTGTCCCATGGACCGTGGCACCTTGGGGGAAAACCAATGCTCCTCCGAAAATGGATTTCAGGTATTGTCtctaaaacttttgttttttattatgttcctGTTTGGATTAAACTAGGGAGAGTGCCAATGGAATTATGGATGAAAGCTGGTTTGGTTGTTGCTGCGAGTGCTATAGGAAAACCTTGTCCTTAGTTCTTGCTACCAAAAAAAGACGTAGGCTTTCATATGCACGTGTTTTTGTAGAACTAAATGTAGATATagtgaagggataaaagtctTATGGCAGCGgaagaaatttaaagaatcgttactcaaattaatttggaaatattaaaataccagtacattgacaaaattttagaatcaaaattctaaataaattctaagcatgcttttaaagataagatacgagaacttactttcgatgacgtctctgaatctacaaCTCAATTTCCAAATTGGGACACTATCCGTCGGAGACTTTCCTATCCTttgggatgagattggtttgtgggaactAATTGTAATGGAAAaaggttttaaaatatttgagagaaactctttttctttctgcaTAGAGAAAaagtctttgtttttttcttaataaatttcgttaaagaaaactgttttcttctagatatttataattctctttctttcttggaataggaaaaaaagTAGGAGAGAATCGTTAGattctattatcaaatctactaattaattaacaattaattgttaattaattaattaaatcatatttaattaatattatattcaaatcttatttaaataaatatctctccaatgtcttacaaatgtatattaatataattaattaaagtatatttaattaatatttcattcaaatcttatttgaatgaatatctttgccatattattttataaatttaattaaatcaaattaatttattaattaattctccaattaattaatagctaagttaaatataatatatttaacttaaatgaaatttgaatcatattcaaatataaatttctctcgtaatcaataattttaatatgaatcaaattcacattaaattaatatttgaacccattcaaatattttatctctcataaattaattttgaatcatatccaaacttaaatttatataataaagtttcacaaactttatattataatgtatcactatacattaaattaattcccaaagtaaatttgaatatttcaaattacaaccaatataaataaatctcattaccctttacgagttAGGACTcgacctaatggacctacagatcagaagctacaacgatttgaaaataattggctaaactcattaaccacattaattaatattcgttaactgtgtgtacattCCACTAAAGACACACAACTAAACTcttctcactatagatatatttctgtgtccacggatatagaccaataacagtaagttagtccttcacgagtgttcgtaacaccagtTGGGTCAATTTATCGTTTTACCCTTAGGTTACCTTTAATCCTTAAATACCAGTGCTCCTCCAATGAACAacatgtttatggtcctaccaataaacagaaacccctctcgtgtcatagagagggtagggcTATTTGTTCAAGACCTAGAGACATCATTTAAGGGAAGACTCATCTACTTACTTTAAAGCAGTGGAATTGGCCATATGTGGGTTTGTGGAAACGTAATAGATTCATGTTTACGCCTAGTGAGGTGTCATATCAATTTATCTCTGGTTTGGTAAAAGATTTGCACTCGGGGGATAGGTTAGAGGTTCTTTGTGTGTATGCCTGTAATAGTAATATTGAGAGACGTGTGTTATGGCGGCGTATGATTGAGATTTTTGTTGAATGGAGAGGGTCGAGTATGGTCATGGGTGATTTTAATACCATTACACTTCATTCTAAAGCTTTTGGTGGAGCTCCAAATCCTGGGGATATGGAGGAGTTTGACATGGCTATTCGCGAGGTTGACCTTGTTGAATTGTCGGTTCAAGAAAACTGGTTTACTTGGACTAGTAAGGTCCATGGGTCTGGTTTGATAAGGAGGCTAGACCGTATCCTGGTGAATGATGAGGGCCTTAATGCTTGGCCTAACATGAGGGTTAATGTGCTCCCTTGGGGTAATTCTGATCACTCTCTCATCCATGTTTATCCCAGCTATCAGCAGAGACAGCGGGTGGTCTCTTTCCGTTTCTTTAACCATTGGGTTGAGGAAGCTTCCTTTTTGGATATTGTCTCCTCAGTTTGGGCCAAAGATACTAGTTTGGGCCAAAATAACTAGCCATTTTGGTAAGCACATTTGAAACATTAGTATGTTCGTCTTGCTAAATTTACCTCGGACCTTAGAGAGAGGTGGAGACTAATCCTTTATGTGAGAAGCTGAGTAAACGAGCGAGCTTAGCCACAAAAAATTTTGGGGAGCGGTTAGAGTGGAGGAAGCTGCTATGCGCCAAAAATCTAGAATATGGTGGCTAAAATTAGGTGACCATAATACTGCCTTCTTTCATAGGACTGTTAGGTCTCACTTAAACAATAGTACTTTGCGGTTTGTGGTTCATCCAGATGGTACTCGGTTGACTAACTATGAAGAGGTGACTCAACTGGcagtaaattattttaaaaacggTCTGGGTGTTTAGAATATTGGTTACAGAGAGCTCTCTACTTGTGTTGAGAATATTGTTCAGTTTAGATGGTCTGAGGAGTCTTGTCAGGCCCTTCAGGCACCAATATGAAGGGAGGAGGTGAGAAGAGTTCTCTTTTTCCATGGATAGTGGAAAGGCTCCAGGACCTGATGGGTATTCGGTGGGTTTCTTCAAAGGAGCTTGGACTGTGGTTGGGGAAGATTTATGTGATGTTGTATTACACATCTTTGAGACTAGTTATTTCCCTTAGGGGGTGAATACAATTGTCATTACTCTTATCCCTAAAAGGAATGGTGCTGACCGTATGGAAGAT
This DNA window, taken from Cucumis sativus cultivar 9930 chromosome 6, Cucumber_9930_V3, whole genome shotgun sequence, encodes the following:
- the LOC101207701 gene encoding uncharacterized protein LOC101207701, which gives rise to MFTPSEVSYQFISGLVKDLHSGDRLEVLCVYACNSNIERRVLWRRMIEIFVEWRGSSMVMGDFNTITLHSKAFGGAPNPGDMEEFDMAIREVDLVELSVQENWFTWTSKVHGSGLIRRLDRILVNDEGLNAWPNMRVNVLPWGNSDHSLIHVYPSYQQRQRVVSFRFFNHWVEEASFLDIVSSVWAKDTSLGQNN